Part of the Paludisphaera borealis genome, ACCTCGGGCGTTTCCGGGGAGCGTCAAGGCCGCACTCCCCGAGCCTCACTTTGAAGCGAAGGAACCGCCTGATGAGAAGCTCGTCGTCCCGAACCGCCGCCGTGCTGCTGGCGCCGTTGCTCTTGGGCCTCGCGTCGTGGGCCGCCCAGGGGCGTCCCCCTGGCCAGCAGGCCGCGCCCGAGGCGCCCCCCGCCGCCGAGACGAAGACCGAGGCCGTCAAGGTCCGCGTGCTCGAGAACGTCCCCTCCCAGTTCCAGGCGCGGATCGAACAGCGGAAGCGGGCGCTCAGCAAGGTCCCGGCGCCGTCGGCGGGCTTCTCCCCCCACGCCTTGGTGAGTTTGAGCAAGCGCTGGGCCAACGGCCAGACGCTCAAGATCGCCTTCAAGGGGGGCGATGCGAACCTGCACAAGCAGATCGCCGACGTCGTCTCGGAATGGACCCGGTACGCCAACCTCAAGTTCGACTTCGGCGTCGACCCGACGACCGGTCAGTACCGGCAGTGGCAGCCCACCGACGCCGAGTTCGCCGCCGACGTCCGGGTGGCGTTCGACAAGTCCGGCTATTATTCGCTCGTCGGCAAGGACAGCACCGACCCGGAGATCGCCCGGCCCGGCGAGGAATCGCTCAACCTCGAAGGCTTCGACAAGAACCTGCCCGCCGACTGGATGGGGGTCGCCCGTCACGAATTCGGTCACGCCATCGCCTTGGAGCACGAGCACCAAACCGAAGGCGCCTGCGACTTCCGGTTCGAGGACGACCCCGGATACGTCGCCACCAGAGACGGCGACGGTCAATACATACCCGACTCCGCCCGCAGGCGCCCCGGCCTTTACACGCTGCTCGGCGGCCCCCCCAACAACTGGCCGCAGGCCGTCGTCGACCACAACCTCAAGGATATGCCGCCGTCGCGGGCCTACCCCACCGGGCCGTTCGATAAATCATCCATCATGCAATACCATTTTGACGCGTTCATGTTCACGTCGGGCGATCTCAGCCAGTGCTACACGAGCGGCGAGAACCTGGTCCTCTCCGATCTCGACAAGTCCGGCGTCGCCAGCGTCTACCCCCGCGCCAAGGAGGCCATCGCGGCCGACGACCTGATCCGCGCCAAGGCCTATGAAGTGATGTCCAAGGCCGAGGCCCTGTCGGCGACGACGAAGAAGCATTTCAACCACCTCCTCGAAGCGCTCAAAAAATGAGGGCGGCTCGCCCGTACCGCACACACCAATCCAACCATGCTGTCGCGAGCATTCCTAATCACCTTGCGGGAGAAGATGGCCGGAACGGCCGGATGAGGGGAGTTTAAGGGCCAAAGCGATCGAAGCCCCCTCATCCGCCCCTGCGGGGCACCTTCTCCCCGCATGCGGGGAGAAGGGGATACGCCTCGGCCCGTGTGCAAGCCAACTTCAATCGGAGTCGCTCATGATCCACATTCTGACGTCGGCGCTCGTCCTGACGACGCTCCTCGCGCCGGCGTCGTTCGCGGGGCAGGGCGATAAGAAGGAGAAGGGGAAGAAGCCCGACCGCACGATCGAGATCGTTCGCGAGGACGGCAAGATCGTGTTTCGCGAGAAGGACAAGCCGAAGGGGCAGGGCAAACCCAGGGCCGTCGCCGTCGTCGTCGGCGAGACGGTCCGCTGGGTGAACCGCGACACCGAATCGCACACCTTGAAAAGCGTCTCCAAGGTCGGCGACAAGCCCGTGTTCGACACCCAGGCCATCAAGCCCGGCGAGCACAAGGACGTCGTCTTCAACATCGACATGTACCGCGGCGTCGGCGGTCTCCCGGCGCAGTACGTCACGCTCAAGTACCGCGGCGGCGACAAGGCCGACCAGGAAGGCGAACTCACCTTCCTGTCGGCCGCCCGCCGTTGAACCCAACGAAAGGCTTCCATTTATGCGATTGGCTCTCGGATTCGTCTTCGCCGCATTCGTCTGCGGCTGCGTCCCGTCCGGGGACGACAAGAAGCCGGACGTCGGCCCCACGAACAACGTCGACCCCGCACGCGGCGCCGATCCCTTGCGCAACGCCCAGGCGGCGGCCGACGACCCGCTGGGCGAGTCGGTCGCGAAGGTCGTCTATCTCGATCAGGGCTGGTCGGCCTCCGACAGTCTACGGTTCTACTTCACGGCCCAGGGGTCGCAGATCATCCCCTACGACTGGTTCCTCGCGCTCGAGCAGGCCGATTCGTCGACCCCGTTCCGCGACGCCAAGAACATGCTCCGGTTCCGATACCTGCCGCAGTCGCCCGGTCCGCAGAATCTGGACGGCCTGCCGGTGGGGTTCGTCGCCGACAAGGGGGTCGACCGCTCCTGGCTGGGCCTGACCTGCGCCGCGTGCCATACGACCGAGATCCATCACGAGGGCACGGCCTACCGGATCGACGGCGGGCCGACCATGGGCGACGTCGGCGGCATGCTCTCGGCCCTGATCGAGTCGATGCAGAAAACCCACGACGACGCCCCGAAGTTCGACCGATTCGCCGCCAAGGTGCTCGGGACGCGCGACACGCCGTCCGCCCGCGCGCTCCTGAAACTCCAGGTTGAAGAGTCGCTCAAGACCCGGATCGGCTACAACACCCGCAACTTCCCCGGCTACGACCCGGCCCAGCCCGCCCCCCCGCCGACCCATTACGGCCGCCTCGACGCCTTGGGCGCGATCGTCAACGAGGTCTACCACCACGCGGCCAAGGAAGGCGCTCCGCCGACCTCGAAGCCGGCCAACGCCCCGGTCAGCTACCCGTTCCTCTGGGACACGCCGACGCAAAACCTGGTGCAGTGGGTCGGCCTCGAAAACGGCGGCCCGTTCGGGATTCTGAGCCTGGCGCGGAACGTCGGCGAGGTGATCGGCGTCTTCGGCGGCCTGGAGATCCCCCCGTCGCCGACCAAGTTCGGCTACAGCTCGACCGTGCGGATCAGCGCGCTGCGCGACATCGAAGACTGGGTCAAGACGCTCAAGCCCCCCAAGTGGCCGGCCGCCTTCCCGCCGATCGACACCGCGGCCGCGGCCCTCGGCAAGACGATCTATCAGAACCGGTGCGCCAGTTGCCACCCGTTGATCGAGACCGGCAACGTCGCGAAGCTGGACGACGCCAAGACCGACCGCGCGACGTGGGACAACTTCTTCGTGCCCCGTCGACCGTCGGGCAAGCTCGAA contains:
- a CDS encoding cupredoxin domain-containing protein, which gives rise to MIHILTSALVLTTLLAPASFAGQGDKKEKGKKPDRTIEIVREDGKIVFREKDKPKGQGKPRAVAVVVGETVRWVNRDTESHTLKSVSKVGDKPVFDTQAIKPGEHKDVVFNIDMYRGVGGLPAQYVTLKYRGGDKADQEGELTFLSAARR
- a CDS encoding di-heme-cytochrome C peroxidase — protein: MRLALGFVFAAFVCGCVPSGDDKKPDVGPTNNVDPARGADPLRNAQAAADDPLGESVAKVVYLDQGWSASDSLRFYFTAQGSQIIPYDWFLALEQADSSTPFRDAKNMLRFRYLPQSPGPQNLDGLPVGFVADKGVDRSWLGLTCAACHTTEIHHEGTAYRIDGGPTMGDVGGMLSALIESMQKTHDDAPKFDRFAAKVLGTRDTPSARALLKLQVEESLKTRIGYNTRNFPGYDPAQPAPPPTHYGRLDALGAIVNEVYHHAAKEGAPPTSKPANAPVSYPFLWDTPTQNLVQWVGLENGGPFGILSLARNVGEVIGVFGGLEIPPSPTKFGYSSTVRISALRDIEDWVKTLKPPKWPAAFPPIDTAAAALGKTIYQNRCASCHPLIETGNVAKLDDAKTDRATWDNFFVPRRPSGKLEGAFENVVNVTSFAKIGPQADAPTMVRNAVIGAIVGGWKEPPPDELSLIAFQPRLFKAAAPGGGPPPATYKARPLDGIWATAPYLHNGSVANLDDLLKPAGQRLKSFSVGTRTFDPVRVGFRTDAPGFPKLDVTAPGSSNVGHDGATYGADLTDDDRHRLLEYLKTL